One Desulfatiglans anilini DSM 4660 DNA segment encodes these proteins:
- a CDS encoding branched-chain amino acid ABC transporter permease: protein MDVFLQTLVAGILKGGLYGLIGMGMSLIMGVMGIINLAHGQLMMVAMYITFVCFTYLGLDPYAALLITMPALFLLGALIQRYALNPLMEVESLLPENQVLMTVGIGMVLTEIARFIFSSDYKSVQTAYSSSSFFLRGISFSVALTAAFFIALLFTGFMFWFLLKTDLGRAIRATAQDKDAALLMGVDAKRITILTFGIGSALVAAAGTLLMPIYYLFPDIGSPFTRKAFVITILGGLGSTVGAIFGGLTLGLAEAFGATYIGMAFDDMIGLLIFILVLLFLPSGFKRLTKI from the coding sequence ATGGACGTTTTTCTGCAAACGCTTGTGGCGGGTATACTCAAAGGGGGGCTTTACGGTCTGATCGGGATGGGGATGTCGCTCATCATGGGCGTCATGGGGATCATCAACCTCGCCCATGGCCAACTCATGATGGTGGCCATGTACATCACCTTCGTCTGTTTCACCTATCTCGGCCTGGACCCCTACGCAGCCCTTCTCATTACCATGCCGGCCCTCTTCCTTCTTGGCGCCCTGATCCAAAGATACGCCTTGAACCCGCTCATGGAGGTCGAATCGCTCCTCCCGGAAAACCAAGTCCTGATGACGGTCGGGATCGGCATGGTCCTGACCGAGATCGCTCGATTCATCTTTTCCTCGGACTATAAATCGGTCCAGACCGCTTACAGCAGTTCGAGTTTTTTCCTCCGGGGCATCTCCTTCAGCGTGGCGCTTACCGCCGCCTTTTTCATCGCCCTCCTCTTCACAGGCTTCATGTTCTGGTTTCTCCTCAAAACCGATCTCGGGCGCGCCATCCGCGCCACCGCTCAAGACAAGGACGCCGCCCTCCTGATGGGGGTCGACGCCAAACGCATCACCATCCTCACCTTCGGCATCGGCTCGGCGCTTGTGGCTGCGGCCGGAACCCTCCTCATGCCCATTTACTACCTGTTTCCCGACATCGGCAGCCCTTTCACCCGGAAGGCCTTCGTCATCACCATCCTCGGCGGACTGGGCTCGACGGTCGGGGCGATTTTCGGTGGTTTGACTCTCGGGCTTGCGGAGGCCTTCGGTGCCACCTACATCGGCATGGCGTTCGATGACATGATCGGCCTCCTGATCTTCATCCTGGTGTTGCTGTTTCTGCCAAGCGGCTTCAAGCGCCTGACCAAGATCTGA
- a CDS encoding ABC transporter ATP-binding protein, protein MNFFEVKNLVKLFGGLAAVKNISFEVAEGEIFGLIGPNGSGKTTLFNLISHYHTPTNGRVLFQGRDITGLKTHKICRLGIGRTFQVVKPLKRMTVLDNVIAAAFSHARTKHEAREIALETLSFCGLIHRKDDLAKGLPIGERKRLEITRALATQPRLLLLDEAAAGLNPSELEAAIDLIRKIRDRGVTLIVVEHIMKLIMTISDRIHAINFGQTIAEGTPHEVAHHPAVIEAYLGEDYAHGAGH, encoded by the coding sequence ATGAATTTCTTCGAGGTCAAAAATCTGGTCAAGCTCTTCGGGGGCCTGGCAGCCGTGAAGAACATCAGCTTCGAGGTCGCCGAGGGAGAGATCTTCGGTTTGATCGGTCCAAACGGGTCCGGCAAGACGACCCTCTTCAACCTGATCAGCCATTACCACACCCCGACGAACGGAAGGGTCCTCTTCCAGGGCAGGGACATCACCGGCCTGAAGACCCATAAGATCTGCCGCCTCGGCATTGGACGCACCTTCCAGGTCGTCAAGCCCCTCAAGCGGATGACCGTCCTGGACAACGTGATCGCCGCGGCCTTCTCTCATGCGCGGACGAAACACGAGGCGCGGGAGATTGCGCTCGAGACCCTCTCTTTTTGCGGCCTGATCCACCGAAAGGACGACTTGGCGAAAGGCCTGCCGATCGGCGAACGGAAGCGTCTGGAGATCACCCGGGCGCTTGCGACGCAGCCCCGCCTCCTGCTCCTCGACGAGGCCGCCGCCGGACTGAACCCCTCCGAGCTCGAAGCGGCGATCGACCTCATCCGCAAAATCAGGGACAGGGGGGTTACACTCATTGTCGTCGAACATATCATGAAACTGATCATGACCATTTCGGACCGCATTCACGCCATCAACTTCGGACAGACCATCGCCGAAGGGACACCACATGAGGTGGCGCATCACCCTGCCGTCATCGAAGCCTATCTGGGGGAGGACTATGCTCACGGTGCAGGACATTGA
- a CDS encoding 3-hydroxyacyl-CoA dehydrogenase family protein, with the protein MEIKKIGVIGAGTMGNGIAQTAALIGCDVVLRDVQDSFVERGMKNIEKFLSKSVEKGKMQAAEKDAVLGRIKGTTDMKQLKDVDFVVEAVIEDLDLKKSVFKELDELCRPETILASNTSSMSLTEIAAATKRPDKVCGMHFFNPVPLMKLVEVIRGFATSDETVAVTTALAKKMGKITVEVKKDSPGFIVNRIMIPHMLEAIKIVEEGIASIPDVDIAVKNGLNYPMGPFELMDLTGIDIAYFVTEYFYKELNKESKWVSPNLLKTMIRAGKLGRKTGAGWYDYSQK; encoded by the coding sequence ATGGAGATTAAAAAAATCGGCGTGATTGGAGCCGGAACGATGGGCAACGGCATTGCACAGACCGCGGCATTGATCGGCTGCGATGTGGTCCTGCGCGATGTCCAGGATTCTTTTGTCGAGCGCGGCATGAAAAATATCGAGAAGTTCCTGAGCAAGAGCGTCGAAAAGGGCAAGATGCAGGCCGCGGAAAAGGACGCCGTGCTGGGCCGCATCAAGGGCACCACCGATATGAAGCAGCTCAAGGACGTGGACTTCGTCGTCGAGGCGGTGATCGAGGACCTGGACCTCAAGAAGAGCGTTTTCAAGGAACTGGACGAACTGTGCCGGCCGGAGACGATCCTGGCCTCGAATACCTCGTCGATGTCGCTCACCGAGATCGCCGCGGCGACCAAGCGGCCTGACAAGGTCTGCGGCATGCACTTTTTCAACCCCGTCCCGCTCATGAAACTCGTGGAAGTCATCCGCGGTTTTGCGACCAGCGACGAGACCGTGGCCGTTACGACAGCCCTCGCCAAGAAGATGGGCAAGATCACGGTCGAGGTCAAGAAGGATTCCCCCGGCTTCATCGTCAACCGGATCATGATCCCGCACATGCTGGAAGCGATCAAGATCGTCGAAGAGGGGATCGCCAGCATCCCCGACGTCGATATCGCCGTGAAAAACGGATTGAATTACCCCATGGGTCCGTTCGAACTGATGGACCTGACCGGGATCGACATCGCTTACTTCGTGACGGAGTATTTCTACAAAGAACTGAACAAGGAATCGAAGTGGGTTTCGCCGAATCTGCTCAAGACCATGATCAGGGCCGGCAAGCTTGGAAGAAAGACCGGCGCGGGCTGGTACGACTATAGCCAGAAGTAA
- a CDS encoding NifU family protein yields the protein METLKEKVQKALEKVRPSLQADGGDVQLVDVTEDGVVKVQLMGACGGCPMSQMTLKMGIEKILRHNVPEVKRVEQA from the coding sequence ATGGAGACACTTAAGGAGAAGGTTCAAAAGGCCCTGGAGAAGGTTCGCCCGTCGCTTCAGGCCGACGGCGGGGATGTCCAACTGGTGGATGTGACTGAGGACGGAGTCGTGAAGGTGCAGTTGATGGGCGCCTGCGGCGGATGCCCCATGTCCCAGATGACTCTCAAGATGGGGATTGAAAAGATCCTCAGACACAACGTGCCCGAGGTGAAGCGGGTCGAGCAGGCCTGA
- a CDS encoding AURKAIP1/COX24 domain-containing protein — MGSVVKKRRKKIRKHKYRKLKKKMRHKNK; from the coding sequence ATGGGCAGTGTGGTCAAAAAACGGCGAAAGAAGATCAGAAAACACAAATACCGTAAGCTCAAGAAAAAGATGCGGCATAAAAACAAGTAA
- a CDS encoding ABC transporter substrate-binding protein yields MKGMKGSAVWFMGCLVLAACLIAGYPGQAAAADPLKVGVVLPLTGKLAKFGEIEQKSFLMAAEEINAGGGINGRPVQLIIEDTTGKPDVGRSAIEKLIAKDQVLVVGGGYSSSVTWASVAVAQQRKVPFLVNTGSADNITEQGWEYIFRLNPPVSEYPQALHSFLKETAQVKTVVILHENTLFGQSGSKEFMEQCKNFGLEVLMKEGYEAGAVDFKPLLVKVKAQDPDLVYMISYVMDAALLMRQAKELNLNPRLFVGGGAGFTLPEFQANAGEASEFVFSATLWTPSVPYPGAREYYEKFLDKHGTPTEYHGAEAYAAMYVIADALKRAETLTPEGVRAALAETDMMTVFGPVKFISYAKMTQQNKLPTFLVQWIQGRLETVWPKEVATAEPVYPFPRWDKR; encoded by the coding sequence ATGAAGGGGATGAAAGGCTCTGCTGTGTGGTTCATGGGTTGTCTGGTTCTTGCCGCTTGTTTGATTGCCGGGTATCCTGGGCAGGCTGCCGCCGCGGATCCGCTCAAGGTGGGGGTCGTTCTTCCCCTGACCGGCAAACTCGCCAAATTCGGCGAGATAGAACAAAAGTCCTTTCTGATGGCGGCCGAGGAGATCAACGCCGGCGGCGGGATTAACGGCAGGCCGGTCCAGTTGATTATCGAGGACACCACGGGGAAGCCCGATGTCGGCCGATCCGCCATCGAAAAGCTCATCGCCAAAGACCAGGTGCTCGTGGTCGGAGGCGGCTATTCGAGTTCGGTGACCTGGGCCTCCGTCGCCGTCGCGCAGCAGCGGAAGGTCCCCTTTCTCGTGAACACCGGCTCGGCCGACAACATCACGGAGCAGGGCTGGGAATACATCTTCCGCCTCAATCCCCCAGTAAGCGAATATCCGCAGGCCCTCCACTCTTTCCTCAAGGAGACGGCGCAGGTCAAAACGGTGGTGATCCTGCACGAGAACACGCTTTTCGGCCAGTCCGGCTCGAAGGAGTTTATGGAGCAGTGCAAGAACTTCGGCCTGGAGGTTTTGATGAAGGAGGGGTACGAGGCCGGCGCGGTGGATTTCAAACCCCTACTCGTCAAGGTCAAGGCGCAGGATCCGGACCTGGTCTACATGATATCCTACGTCATGGATGCCGCCCTCCTCATGCGTCAGGCCAAGGAACTGAACCTGAATCCACGGCTCTTCGTCGGCGGGGGGGCGGGATTCACCCTTCCGGAGTTTCAGGCCAATGCCGGTGAAGCCTCCGAATTCGTCTTTTCAGCCACCCTGTGGACCCCTTCGGTACCCTACCCCGGCGCGCGCGAATATTACGAGAAGTTCCTCGACAAGCATGGAACGCCGACCGAGTATCATGGGGCCGAGGCGTATGCCGCCATGTACGTCATCGCCGATGCGCTCAAACGGGCCGAGACCCTCACGCCTGAAGGCGTTCGGGCGGCGCTGGCCGAAACAGACATGATGACCGTGTTCGGACCGGTCAAGTTCATCTCCTACGCCAAGATGACCCAGCAAAACAAGCTTCCTACCTTCCTGGTCCAATGGATCCAGGGTAGACTCGAAACCGTCTGGCCCAAAGAGGTGGCCACCGCCGAGCCTGTCTATCCGTTTCCCAGATGGGATAAGCGCTGA
- a CDS encoding ParB N-terminal domain-containing protein, which translates to MQGRHLEKASEQKKMNYDIREEPLSRFDPDPGPFTLSYGFSTDTLVRSIEAVGMIQPPLVLESPSRPWPIVCGFRRIAAARRLRLSSIVCRVAQPEKRSTIDWLLTSLYDNLGTRGFNPVEAGMALARLALHRPIEDLRRTYAPLLGLPPRTDTVESYIAMASALEPPLKDSLASGALSVHAARALLDRSAEERSAIHDLITMLNLSFNNQIQLIDIIYDIMRIESIEIGDLLGMKALGGVLQDTSLNGPQRGKAALAYLKERRSPRFAAAAHAFHRKIARLPLPKGARLQTPPFFEEEVLRLELVFKNGRELLKMLRDIQGIERLEELRLPSWKEML; encoded by the coding sequence ATGCAAGGAAGGCATCTGGAGAAAGCATCTGAACAGAAAAAGATGAACTATGACATCCGTGAGGAACCGCTCAGCCGCTTCGACCCTGACCCGGGCCCCTTCACCTTGAGCTACGGGTTTTCGACCGACACGCTCGTCCGCTCGATCGAAGCCGTTGGCATGATCCAGCCGCCGCTGGTCCTGGAATCGCCATCCCGGCCGTGGCCGATCGTCTGCGGATTCAGGCGGATCGCGGCCGCGCGCCGCCTGCGCCTTTCCTCGATCGTCTGCCGGGTTGCGCAGCCGGAGAAACGGAGCACGATCGATTGGCTGTTGACCAGCCTTTACGACAACCTTGGCACGCGGGGCTTCAACCCGGTCGAGGCGGGGATGGCCCTCGCGCGCCTCGCCTTGCATCGGCCGATCGAGGACCTGCGCCGGACCTATGCGCCTCTTTTGGGGCTTCCCCCACGCACGGACACCGTTGAATCCTATATCGCGATGGCCTCGGCGCTGGAGCCGCCCTTGAAGGATTCGCTCGCGAGCGGCGCCCTCTCCGTTCATGCTGCTCGAGCCCTGCTCGACCGCAGTGCTGAGGAGCGTTCGGCGATCCACGACCTCATCACGATGCTAAACCTTAGCTTTAATAATCAAATACAATTAATTGATATTATATATGATATAATGCGGATAGAATCTATCGAGATAGGGGATCTTCTTGGAATGAAGGCCCTTGGAGGGGTCCTCCAGGACACCTCCTTGAACGGCCCTCAGCGTGGAAAGGCTGCGCTTGCCTATCTCAAGGAGAGGCGCAGTCCGAGGTTTGCGGCTGCTGCCCATGCTTTCCATCGGAAGATCGCCAGGCTGCCCCTCCCGAAAGGGGCGCGTCTTCAAACCCCGCCGTTTTTCGAGGAAGAGGTCCTGCGCCTCGAACTCGTGTTCAAAAACGGGCGCGAACTGCTCAAAATGCTCCGGGATATCCAGGGAATCGAGCGGCTGGAGGAACTGCGGCTCCCCTCCTGGAAGGAGATGCTATGA
- a CDS encoding SPL family radical SAM protein has protein sequence MSLYPIRKTIVEEKSAADPLAAGIMERLAALTGGRPAKGAIDDLGKDVLHILRNKGVFLRPCPGTSHYICCGYRILHVGTNCPLDCSYCILQAYFNAPNLRVFSNLEENLAAVLAEIDAHPDEIFRVGTGEFTDSLALDPLTGWSRTLPPLFACRPNAILELKTKTDKIEGLLDSDVRERIIVSWSLNAPYIAAREEKRAATLTRRLEAARRCQQAGFTLGFHFDPMVEHPGWEEGYAQTVELMDRYIDPKGIIWISLGSMRCMPQLKPIILRRHPGTCVLDGEFVSGLDGKMRLFRPIRVGLYARMAELLGSWHPDLGLYLCMESDTVWRESFGWSPGDSAGLKAFLDSRVKRFFGWSRS, from the coding sequence ATGAGCCTGTACCCCATCCGCAAGACGATCGTCGAAGAGAAATCCGCCGCAGATCCCCTTGCGGCAGGGATCATGGAGCGGCTCGCCGCACTGACCGGCGGGCGTCCGGCAAAGGGTGCCATCGACGATCTGGGCAAGGACGTGCTCCATATCCTCAGGAACAAGGGGGTTTTCCTGAGACCCTGCCCCGGCACCAGCCATTACATCTGCTGCGGCTACCGAATCCTCCATGTCGGGACGAACTGCCCGCTCGACTGCAGCTACTGCATCCTTCAGGCCTACTTCAACGCGCCCAACCTGCGCGTCTTCAGCAACCTGGAGGAGAATCTCGCAGCGGTGCTGGCGGAAATCGACGCCCATCCCGACGAGATCTTCCGGGTGGGAACAGGCGAGTTCACCGACAGCCTGGCCCTCGACCCGCTGACCGGCTGGTCTCGGACCCTGCCGCCCCTTTTTGCCTGCCGCCCGAACGCCATCCTCGAGCTGAAGACCAAGACAGACAAGATCGAGGGCCTTTTGGACTCCGATGTCCGGGAACGGATCATCGTCTCGTGGTCGCTCAATGCTCCGTATATCGCGGCGCGCGAAGAGAAGCGCGCCGCCACTCTGACACGCCGCCTCGAGGCGGCGCGCCGGTGTCAGCAGGCAGGGTTCACCCTCGGCTTCCACTTCGATCCGATGGTCGAACACCCCGGCTGGGAGGAGGGCTACGCACAGACCGTCGAGCTCATGGACCGGTACATCGACCCGAAGGGGATCATCTGGATCAGCCTCGGCAGTATGCGGTGCATGCCGCAGCTCAAGCCGATCATCCTCCGGCGGCACCCCGGGACCTGTGTCCTCGACGGTGAGTTCGTGTCCGGGCTCGACGGCAAGATGCGGCTTTTCAGGCCGATCCGGGTTGGGCTGTACGCCCGGATGGCAGAGCTTCTGGGCAGTTGGCATCCGGATCTCGGCCTGTACCTCTGCATGGAATCGGATACGGTCTGGCGCGAGTCTTTCGGTTGGTCCCCCGGTGATTCAGCGGGCCTGAAAGCCTTTCTGGACAGCCGGGTAAAGCGCTTTTTTGGTTGGTCTAGAAGCTGA
- a CDS encoding branched-chain amino acid ABC transporter permease encodes MKRFAPPLLLVLLILFPILVQDSYYQHLMILVLMWVAIGTGWNVIAGYTGQVSFGDAAFFGAGAYTAGLFVHKLGLSAWWAMAFGGIAAMAVAFPFGWICFRLRGAYFALASLALNEVMRHIATIWEPLTGGMVGLLIMQSFVSKIPYYYIALGMAVISVLSVQFIMASKWGYYFISIREDQDAAESLGIDTHYYKMCSLNIAAFLTGTAGALYMNYMGFIDPEVVFSLHDISIMAILVGIVGGVGTLYGPVVGAFVMVAVHEFFRTGFFGLFKGLAALTGSAAVETAAKFIMEAHVLGFGVLVVIVILILPNGIVGDWSRIKRIFTGTRQRKVPG; translated from the coding sequence ATGAAACGATTTGCACCACCTCTGTTGCTTGTCCTTCTGATCCTCTTCCCCATTCTCGTTCAGGACAGCTACTACCAGCACCTGATGATCCTCGTGCTGATGTGGGTGGCCATCGGCACAGGGTGGAACGTCATCGCCGGATACACGGGCCAGGTTTCATTCGGTGATGCGGCCTTTTTCGGGGCGGGCGCTTACACGGCGGGGCTCTTCGTGCACAAGCTGGGGCTTTCGGCTTGGTGGGCGATGGCCTTCGGAGGCATCGCAGCGATGGCAGTGGCCTTTCCGTTCGGCTGGATTTGCTTCCGGCTGCGAGGGGCCTACTTCGCCCTGGCCTCCCTTGCCTTGAACGAGGTCATGCGCCACATCGCGACGATCTGGGAGCCGCTGACGGGCGGCATGGTGGGTTTGCTCATCATGCAGAGCTTCGTGTCCAAGATCCCTTACTACTACATAGCGCTCGGGATGGCCGTAATCTCCGTCCTGAGTGTCCAGTTTATCATGGCCTCGAAATGGGGTTATTATTTCATCTCCATCCGTGAGGATCAGGACGCCGCCGAAAGCCTGGGGATCGACACGCACTACTACAAGATGTGCTCCCTGAACATCGCCGCGTTTCTCACCGGGACGGCTGGAGCCCTGTATATGAACTACATGGGGTTCATCGACCCGGAGGTGGTGTTCTCATTGCACGACATCTCGATCATGGCGATCCTGGTCGGAATCGTCGGCGGTGTCGGAACCCTGTACGGCCCGGTTGTGGGGGCCTTCGTCATGGTCGCCGTGCATGAGTTCTTCAGGACCGGATTCTTCGGCCTTTTTAAAGGGCTCGCTGCCCTTACCGGCTCCGCCGCCGTCGAAACCGCGGCAAAATTCATTATGGAGGCGCACGTGCTCGGTTTCGGGGTGCTGGTCGTGATCGTGATCCTGATCCTCCCGAACGGGATCGTAGGGGATTGGAGCCGGATCAAAAGAATCTTCACAGGGACGCGTCAAAGGAAGGTGCCCGGATGA